In one window of Octopus bimaculoides isolate UCB-OBI-ISO-001 chromosome 20, ASM119413v2, whole genome shotgun sequence DNA:
- the LOC106878463 gene encoding uncharacterized protein LOC106878463: MLPSYVPDFDSQESQQLPPYLNRCNMLNGRNLSFPESMQQYDVSKRFAPQQFEMKRENVNRRTRNMPYFHDDDDDRTLLLTYDGGRILRPQSFHEIPTSCTEDKMNNQINFCSKRRSHAEPLESSLMTEDSKDLAENSLALIRVPRHDGEISLRQQTPLHSDMLHSQKNYPQQSNFSFVPRKSFLNPFLNPHLQRYNNFHKYTPNRPPFPTGFPNFINNPFRQNCPPFRMNPCGCNCYTQPTRFPTQEYCRFPTHRMKLSNPTRDYEWDFINDADDDNYHWNQNDVEPRTHFEFSNYQRRKHQNNFGLSQPIYCHDAISLQEISADPYSSNFNNETDIDKIEEEYFTYLQKTIPNFNVLPKKSNLKIASLIPEKKEKSLTNSTFASSNQTRNNFGDSHQTARSLMLMRLLKVLEENIDMSNYSMDFQENYVDSHGRLVDPFQTYITDLEENKLKSQIRDEAFVQETLSSRPPVVVLRNRRSDVITLDEGVTLKSSAKYMEKKEDDYGKNIKLSNASLHDYVNRSLDVPVRHQQTHQTQQQQQREEHPILQSHPEVIVETIRRERNVREDFSEPPSFTVPGVHERFFKTSVEQPIDMVTPWEKEREFQRYNMFKP, translated from the coding sequence TCGCACCACAACAATTTGAAATGAAACGTGAAAATGTTAACAGACGGACAAGAAATATGCCATATTtccatgacgatgatgacgatcgAACTCTTCTTCTGACTTATGATGGCGGCAGGATTTTGCGGCCGCAGTCTTTTCATGAAATACCAACCAGTTGCACGGAAGATAAAATGAACAATCAGATAAATTTCTGCAGTAAAAGAAGAAGCCATGCGGAACCTTTAGAAAGCTCTCTAATGACAGAAGACAGCAAGGATCTCGCAGAAAATTCTCTTGCGTTAATCCGAGTCCCGAGACATGATGGAGAAATTTCCTTACGACAACAGACACCATTACACTCGGACATGCTTCACTCTCAAAAAAATTATCCACAACAATCGAACTTTTCGTTTGTTCCTCGCAAATCGTTTTTAAACCCATTTTTAAACCCTCATTTACAAAGATATaacaattttcataaatatactcCAAATCGACCTCCTTTTCCAACTGGGTTCCCGAATTTTATTAATAACCCTTTCAGGCAAAATTGCCCACCTTTTCGAATGAACCCGTGTGGTTGTAACTGTTATACGCAGCCCACACGATTCCCAACGCAAGAATATTGTAGATTCCCTACACACCGAATGAAGTTATCAAATCCAACACGAGATTATGAGTGGGATTTCATTAACGATGCTGACGATGACAATTACCACTGGAACCAGAATGACGTGGAACCGCGGACACATTTTGAGTTCTCCAACTATCAAAGGAGGAAGCATCAGAATAATTTTGGTTTAAGTCAGCCCATTTATTGCCATGACGCAATCAGCCTCCAAGAGATCTCGGCGGATCCTTATAGTTCTAACTTTAATAATGAAACCGATATTGATAAAATTGAAGaagaatattttacttatttgcaGAAAACAATTCCCAATTTCAACGTTCTGCCAAAAAAATCCAATCTTAAAATAGCGTCCCTGATAccggagaagaaagagaagtctTTGACGAATTCCACTTTTGCGTCATCGAACCAAACAAGAAATAACTTTGGCGACTCCCATCAGACTGCTCGGTCTTTGATGCTGATGCGTCTTCTCAAGGTTCTTGAAGAAAATATAGACATGTCGAATTACTCAATGGACTTTCAAGAAAATTACGTTGACAGCCATGGCAGGCTGGTCGATCCCTTTCAGACGTACATAACGGATTTAGAAGAGAATAAACTAAAATCCCAAATAAGAGACGAAGCATTTGTTCAAGAAACCTTGTCATCTCGCCCACCTGTCGTGGTTTTACGCAATCGCCGGAGTGACGTCATAACCCTTGATGAAGGTGTCACTCTTAAAAGTTCAGCGAAGTATATGGAAAAGAAGGAAGACGATTACGGAAAGAACATAAAGCTAAGTAATGCATCTCTGCATGATTATGTCAACAGATCTTTGGACGTTCCTGTCAGACATCAACAAACAcaccaaacacaacaacaacaacaacgagaagaaCATCCTATTCTTCAATCACATCCCGAAGTAATAGTTGAGACGATAAGAAGAGAAAGGAATGTTCGAGAAGATTTTAGTGAGCCGCCATCTTTCACTGTCCCAGGAGTACATgagagattttttaaaacatcggTTGAACAACCAATTGATATGGTAACTCcatgggaaaaagaaagagaatt